From Rana temporaria chromosome 7, aRanTem1.1, whole genome shotgun sequence, the proteins below share one genomic window:
- the LOC120946202 gene encoding alanine--tRNA ligase, cytoplasmic-like → MTTAGVAEAPWWAAEADAGPGAAEDKACTCPCSWTVYALDCPLATAKAIQGLCAVFYETYPDPVRVVSVGIPVEDLLGDPSSPAGSVTSVEFCGGTHLQNSGHVGTFVIVTEEAIAKGIRRIVAVTGAEAQKAVRRLEVLKAALDQLEAKVKQQTSPNKDVQKEIADLSETLATAVISQWQKDELREHLKTLKKTMDDLDRAGKADIQKQVLEKTKQLIEENPNQLLLILEMESGESAKVTK, encoded by the exons ATGACGACTGCCGGAGTAGCGGAGGCCCCCTGGTGGGCAGCAGAGGCAGACGCAGGTCCTGGGGCAGCAGAAGATAAAGCTTGCACTTGTCCTTGCAGCTGG ACAGTCTATGCATTGGATTGCCCACTAGCAACTGCTAAAGCCATTCAAGGTCTGTGTGCTGTGTTTTATGAGACCTATCCTGATCCTGTCCGTGTGGTGTCTGTGGGAATTCCTGTGGAGGACCTTCTGGGTGACCCCTCAAGTCCAGCTGGTTCAGTCACGTCGGTGGAGTTCTGTGGAGGAAC GCATCTCCAAAACTCTGGCCATGTTGGAACATTCGTCATTGTCACTGAAGAAGCTATTGCTAAAGGAATACGCAGGATAGTGGCAGTTACTGGGGCTGAGGCACAGAAG GCTGTGCGCAGACTGGAGGTCCTGAAAGCTGCACTTGACCAGCTGGAGGCCAAGGTGAAGCAGCAGACGTCGCCCAACAAGGATGTGCAGAAGGAAATAGCAGATCTCAGTGAG ACTCTGGCCACTGCTGTCATCTCTCAGTGGCAGAAGGATGAGCTCCGGGAACATCTGAAAACCTTGAAGAAAACCATGGATGACCTTGACCGTGCCGGCAAAGCAGATATCCAGAAA CAGGTTTTGGAGAAGACAAAACAGCTGATAGAGGAGAACCCCAACCAACTGCTTCTCATCCTGGAGATGGAGAGCGGAGAATCCGCCAAG gtaacaaaataa